Genomic DNA from Peribacillus simplex NBRC 15720 = DSM 1321:
CAAAATTCAATATCAGGCTGCAGTAAAGCTCCACGGGGTCTTTCCGTCCTGTCGCGGGTAACCTGCATCTTCACAGGTACTATAATTTCACCGAGTCTCTCGTTGAGACAGTGCCCAGATCGTTACACCTTTCGTGCGGGTCGGAACTTACCCGACAAGGAATTTCGCTACCTTAGGACCGTTATAGTTACGGCCGCCGTTTACTGGGGCTTCGGTTCAAAGCTTCGCTTGCGCTAACCTCTCCCCTTAACCTTCCAGCACCGGGCAGGTGTCAGCCCCTATACTTCGCCTTGCGGCTTCGCAGAGACCTGTGTTTTTGCTAAACAGTCGCCTGGGCCTATTCACTGCGGCTTTTCTGGGCTATTCACCCTAAAAAGCACCCCTTCTCCCGAAGTTACGGGGTCATTTTGCCGAGTTCCTTAACGAGAGTTCTCTCGCACACCTTAGGATTCTCTCCTCGCCTACCTGTGTCGGTTTGCGGTACGGGCACCTTACATCTCACTAGAGGCTTTTCTTGGCAGCGTGGAATCAGGAACTTCGGTACTATATTTCCCTCGCCATCACAGCTCCGCCTTAATGGAAACGGGATTTGCCTCGTTTCCGGCCTAACTGCTTGGACGCGCATATCCAACAGCGCGCTTACCCTATCCTTCTGCGTCCCCCCATCGTTCAAACGATGTATAGGTGGTACAGGAATATCAACCTGTTGTCCATCGCCTACGCCTTTCGGCCTCGGCTTAGGTCCCGACTAACCCTGAGCGGACGAGCCTTCCTCAGGAAACCTTAGGCATTCGGTGGAAGGGATTCTCACCCTTCTTTCGCTACTCATACCGGCATTCTCACTTCTAAGCGCTCCACCAGTCCTTCCGGTCTGACTTCAACGCCCTTAGAACGCTCTCCTACCATCGACACCATACGGTGTCAATCCACAGCTTCGGTGATACGTTTAGCCCCGGTACATTTTCGGCGCGGAGTCACTCGACCAGTGAGCTATTACGCACTCTTTAAATGGTGGCTGCTTCTGAGCCAACATCCTGGTTGTCTAAGCAACTCCACATCCTTTTCCACTTAACGTATACTTTGGGACCTTAGCTGGTGGTCTGGGCTGTTTCCCTTTCGACTACGGATCTTATCACTCGCAGTCTGACTCCCAAGAATAAGTATTTGGCATTCGGAGTTTGACTGAATTCGGTAACCCGTTGGGGGCCCCTAGTCCAATCAGTGCTCTACCTCCAATACTCTCATCTTGAGGCTAGCCCTAAAGCTATTTCGGAGAGAACCAGCTATCTCCAGGTTCGATTGGAATTTCTCCGCTACCCACACCTCATCCCCGCACTTTTCAACGTGCGTGGGTTCGGGCCTCCATTCAGTGTTACCTGAACTTCACCCTGGACATGGGTAGATCACCTGGTTTCGGGTCTACGACCTCATACTCATTCGCCCTATTCAGACTCGCTTTCGCTGCGGCTCCGTCTTATCAACTTAACCTCGCATGAAATCGTAACTCGCCGGTTCATTCTACAAAAGGCACGCCATTACCCATTAACGGGCTTTGACTACTTGTAGGCACACGGTTTCAGGATCTATTTCACTCCCCTTCCGGGGTGCTTTTCACCTTTCCCTCACGGTACTGGTTCACTATCGGTCACTAGGGAGTATTTAGCCTTGGGAGATGGTCCTCCCTGCTTCCGACGGGATTTCTCGTGTCCCGCCGTACTCAGGATCCACTCAGGAGGGAACGAAGTTTCAACTACAGGGTTTTTACCTTCTTTGACGGACCTTTCCAGATCACTTCATTTACCCCGTTCCTTTGTAACTCCATGTTGAGTGTCCTACAACCCCAAGAGGCAAGCCTCTTGGTTTGGGCTAATTCCGTTTCGCTCGCCGCTACTCAGGAAATCGCATTTGCTTTCTCTTCCTCCGGGTACTTAGATGTTTCAGTTCCCCGGGTCTGCCTTCAGTACCCTATGTATTCAGGTAAAGATACTGTTCCATTACGAACAGTGGGTTTCCCCATTCGGAAATCTCCGGATCAAAGCTTACTTACAGCTCCCCGAAGCATATCGGTGTTAGTCCCGTCCTTCATCGGCTCCTAGTGCCAAGGCATCCACCGTGCGCCCTTTCTAACTTAACCGTTAAAAAAGATCTTACAGATGCTTTGAAAAAAATTAATTGCCTTCTATCTATTATCTAGTTTTCAAGGAACAAAGCAGAAAGAATCCATCACATCGTGATGTTGTCTTTCCTATCTGAATGAATTACTCATTCAAAACTGAACAAAACAAAAGCGCTCTCGTAATTATCCTTAGAAAGGAGGTGATCCAGCCGCACCTTCCGATACGGCTACCTTGTTACGACTTCACCCCAATCATCTGTCCCACCTTAGGCGGCTGGCTCCATAAAGGTTACCTCACCGACTTCGGGTGTTACAAACTCTCGTGGTGTGACGGGCGGTGTGTACAAGGCCCGGGAACGTATTCACCGCGGCATGCTGATCCGCGATTACTAGCGATTCCGGCTTCATGTAGGCGAGTTGCAGCCTACAATCCGAACTGAGAATGGCTTTATGGGATTCGCTTACCTTCGCAGGTTTGCAGCCCTTTGTACCATCCATTGTAGCACGTGTGTAGCCCAGGTCATAAGGGGCATGATGATTTGACGTCATCCCCACCTTCCTCCGGTTTGTCACCGGCAGTCACCTTAGAGTGCCCAACTGAATGCTGGCAACTAAGATCAAGGGTTGCGCTCGTTGCGGGACTTAACCCAACATCTCACGACACGAGCTGACGACAACCATGCACCACCTGTCACTCTGTCCCCCGAAGGGGAAAGCCCTATCTCTAGGGTTGTCAGAGGATGTCAAGACCTGGTAAGGTTCTTCGCGTTGCTTCGAATTAAACCACATGCTCCACCGCTTGTGCGGGCCCCCGTCAATTCCTTTGAGTTTCAGCCTTGCGGCCGTACTCCCCAGGCGGAGTGCTTAATGCGTTAGCTGCAGCACTAAAGGGCGGAAACCCTCTAACACTTAGCACTCATCGTTTACGGCGTGGACTACCAGGGTATCTAATCCTGTTTGCTCCCCACGCTTTCGCGCCTCAGTGTCAGTTACAGACCAGAAAGTCGCCTTCGCCACTGGTGTTCCTCCAAATCTCTACGCATTTCACCGCTACACTTGGAATTCCACTTTCCTCTTCTGCACTCAAGTTCCCCAGTTTCCAATGACCCTCCACGGTTGAGCCGTGGGCTTTCACATCAGACTTAAGGAACCACCTGCGCGCGCTTTACGCCCAATAATTCCGGACAACGCTTGCCACCTACGTATTACCGCGGCTGCTGGCACGTAGTTAGCCGTGGCTTTCTGGTTAGGTACCGTCAAGGTACCAGCAGTTACTCTGGTACTTGTTCTTCCCTAACAACAGAACTTTACGACCCGAAGGCCTTCTTCGTTCACGCGGCGTTGCTCCGTCAGACTTTCGTCCATTGCGGAAGATTCCCTACTGCTGCCTCCCGTAGGAGTCTGGGCCGTGTCTCAGTCCCAGTGTGGCCGATCACCCTCTCAGGTCGGCTACGCATCGTCGCCTTGGTGAGCCATTACCTCACCAACTAGCTAATGCGCCGCGGGCCCATCTATAAGTGACAGCGTAAACCGTCTTTCCATCTTCTCTCATGCGAGAAAAGAACGTATCCGGTATTAGCTCCGGTTTCCCGAAGTTATCCCAGTCTTATAGGCAGGTTGCCCACGTGTTACTCACCCGTCCGCCGCTAATCTCAGGGAGCAAGCTCCCGTCGATTCGCTCGACTTGCATGTATTAGGCACGCCGCCAGCGTTCGTCCTGAGCCAGGATCAAACTCTCCGAAGAAATGTTTGACTTGCTCATTTGCTTTTTTAATAGTGTGTGCTCACTTAAAATTTAACGTTGGCGCTTTGTTTTGTTCAGTTTTCAAAGAGCAATCTCTTTCGGAACAGCTTATTTATAATAACATTTTCTTTACTCTGAGTCAACAACTTTTTAAAACTTTTTAAAAGTTTGTAATCTGTTTGCAACTCGTTCGTAACGACAGATATAAATATAACACCATTACGTTAACTGCGCAATACCTTTTATAAAGTTTTTTCGAGATAATGTTATTTTTCTTTCAAACCCTATAATCCAATCTATTAAAAGACATGAAATTATAATTAAAAAACAAAAACCGAATTGGACTAACCAGGATCAAGAGCTACGCCCAATGATCCCAGCCATCCGAATTCGGCCCTGCAATCAAAACTCATTTTGCTTATATTAGCGATGTCTCATTAGCGGGAATAACAGGACGTCACGTATAGAAGGAGAATTGGTCAATAGCATAACCAAACGGTCAACACCAATTCCCAGTCCGCCAGTAGGCGGCATTCCGTATTCTAACGCCTCCAAGAAATCTTCATCCATTTCATGAGCTTCATCATTACCTTGCTCTCGTTCTTTTAATTGAGCTTCAAAGCGTTGACGTTGATCAATAGGATCATTAAGTTCCGTGAAGGCATTTGCATGCTCCCTACCTACAATGAATAACTCAAAACGATCTGTGAAACGGGAATCTTCCGGATTTTTCTTTGCTAAAGGAGAGATTTCCACAGGATGTCCATAGATGAATGTAGGTTGAATTAACTTATCTTCCACCTTTTGTTCAAAGAATTCATTTACGATATGGCCGAACTCCATGGATTCCTTAATTTCAATCCCATTTTCTTTAGCAAGCTGTTGCGCTTCTTCTTTACTCATTTGAGTCCAGAAGTCCACGCCAGTATATTCTTTTACAGCGTCAACCATGTGAAGTCGTTTCCATTCCGGTTTTAACTCTATCTCATACTCCCCATACTGGATGGTAGTAGTCCCCAAAACTTCTTGAGCTATATGGGCAATCAGGTTTTCCGTTAAACTCATGATATCTTGGTAATCCGCATAAGCCTCGTATAATTCAATCAATGTGAATTCAGGATTATGTCTTGTGGATACTCCTTCATTTCTGAAAACCCGGCCAATTTCATAAACTTTCTCCAATCCGCCAACGATTAAGCGTTTTAGGTGAAGTTCAATGGCAATCCTTAAATTCAAAGGCATATCCAAGGCATTATGGTGAGTAAGGAAAGGGCGTGCAGCAGCTCCACCAGCAACAGAGTGCAATAGAGGCGTCTCCACTTCAAGGTATCCTTGATCGTCCAAATACCGTCTCATGGCTTGTACAATACGACTGCGCATGATCAACGTGTTTTTACTTTCCTCATTTGTAATTAAATCGACATAACGTTTCCGATAACGCTCTTCAACATCCTTTAGACCATGAAATTTATCAGGTAACGGGCGAAGCGCTTTAGCAAGGAACACATATTCTTTAGCTTTAATGGAAAGTTCCCCGACTTTCGTTTTGAAAATAACGCCAGTTACTCCTACGATATCGCCAAGATCGGTTTGGTTGAAAATTTGGTAAGAATCTTCACCTATGTTATCCAAACGGACGTAGATTTGGATTTGACCGCTAATATCCTGGATATGGGCAAATCCCGCTTTCCCTTTTCCACGCTTCGTCATGACACGGCCAGCAATCGTAACCTCAATTTCTTTTTCCTCAAGGTCTTCTTTTTCTAATTCCCCATAGGCACTGACTATCTCCTTAGTTGTATGGGTGCGCTCGAATCTGCTCCCGAAAGGGTCTTGACCATTATCAATCATGGTCTGCATTTTATCGCGTCTTACCTGCAGTTGGTCATTCAATTCTTCATGACTCACGAAAATCATCTCCATCTTTATTAATAAAAGCCTTATATAATTAATCAAAAATTCTTTTGCATACTTATTTATTCTTACATAAAGTAAAGGAATTCAACAGCTTTTTATCTTAAAATCTTGTTTATGTACATATAAAAACTGCCAGGATTACTGGCAGTTCAAGATAAGCGTATTATAGGAAAACAGGAAGGTAATGTCAAACATCAGACCATTTGGATATTCTGTTGCTTCGCTTCAATATCATCAACAAGTCCATAAAGAAGACTTACAACATCTTCCCTTGTTTCACAATCATTGATCCCTTTACGAGCCTTAGCATTCCCTTTAACACCTTTTAAATACCAAGATGCATGCTTGCGCATTTCACGAACGGCGACATTTTCATTCTTCAATGCAATTAGACGATCCATGTGAAGAACGCAAACATCCATCTTTTCACGAACAGAAGGCTCATCCATCAATTGTCCGGTTTCTAAATATTTTACAGTTCGGTAAATCATCCATGGGTTACCTAGAGCCGCACGGCCGATCATGACTCCGTCAACACCAGTTTCTTTCAGCATTCTTTCGGCATCCTGTGGAGTTTCCACATCACCGTTCCCAATAAGAGGAATATTGATCGATTTCTTCACTTCACGAATGATGTCCCAGTTAGCCTTTCCTTCATACATTTGCACTCGAGTTCTGCCATGCATGGAAACAGCTTTACCACCTGCGCGTTCAACAGCCTGGGCATTTTGAATAGCAAAGACATGCTCTTCATCCCAGCCTATGCGCATTTTCACCGTTACCGGCTTTTCAACGGCATCGACCACAGCTGAAACCATTTCATAAATCTTATTCGGATCGAGAAGCCACTTTGCCCCTGCGTCACATTTAGTGATCTTAGGGACAGGGCAACCCATGTTGATATCAATGATATCAGCATTTGTATTTTTATCTACGAATTGTGCAGCTTCCACCAAAGATTTCTTTTCACCGCCAAATATTTGTAAACTTAACGGCTTTTCTCTTTCATCTATATAAAGCATATTCATCGTTCTAGCATTTTGAAGAACGATTCCCTTGTCACTGACCATCTCCGCACAAACAAGGCCAGCACCAAATTCCTTAACGGTCAAGCGAAATGCCGAGTTACAGACTCCCGCCATCGGTGCTAGCACTACCGGATTCTTCATTTCTATATCGCCTATTTTTAACACTTTGTGCCTCCTATAACATTCTTTCATTTATCCTCAGGTGGCTGAAGCTCCTCAATGGAAACATGAAGAATTTCCGCCACTTCCAGTAAAAATGCTTCTGAAGGGTTGCGGTTCCCTCGTTCGACTTCTCCCAACAAGGAAACGGAAACGCCTATTTCTTTCGCAAACCCTTCCTGGGTATAACCCTTTAACTTTCGAAAAGCGCGAATACGCCTTCCCCATTTTTCACCTTCCATAATCGAACTCCTTCTTTATCCGAAATCTGTTCAAGCAGGTCGCTCAAAGGTGCATGCATTTGCGGAAGTGATATATCAGAGTCCACTTCCATTAAAGGCACAATAACAAAAGCCCTCTCGTGCATACGAGGGTGCGGGACTGAAAGAATCTCTGTCTCAATATTTTCTTGATTATATAACAAAATGTCAAGGTCTAAAGTACGGGGACCCCACCTAATTTCCCTTTTTCTCCCTAAATCTTGTTCAATTTTCATACAAGCGTGAAGTAATTTTTCGGGTTCTAAATCGGTTTTCACTTTAAGGACAGCATTTAAAAAACAGTCCTGGTCTTCATATCCTACCGGGTCCGTTTCATATAAAGAAGAGCAGGCCACTAACTTGATATGCGGATTTTCAGACAATAATTGGAAAGCCCTCTGGAATGTTTCAAGGCGATCCCCTAAGTTCGACCCTATTGAAAGGTAAGCAATATTTCCCACAATCAGCGTCCCCTTACAATCTCTATAGCAACCGAATCATAGTGACCTGCTATTGGAGGGTCTGGTTTATAGACCTTCACGGTGCATGTCTCGATGGAAGAATATTTATTAAGTAGTTCAGAGGCAATTTTTTCAGCGACAGCTTCCACTAACTTAAAAGGTTCTCCCTCAACAACACTTTTACACACTTCATATAACTCGCCATAGTTGATTGAGTCTTCCAGATTGTCACTCTTCCCAGCCTTGGCTAAATCAGTCTGGACGATTAAATCCACTTTAAACCGCTGACCAAGCTTCGTTTCTTCCGGAAAAACTCCATGATATCCGTAAAACTCCATTCTATTCACATATATCTTATCCATTTCATTCACCTTTTCCTAATAGAGCGTCCATCATCTTTGCAGTCCGTGCCATTTCCTTCACATCATGTACACGAACCATTTGACAGCCTTGTTGAATTCCATGGCAGATTGTAGCGGCTGTTCCTTCCATCCGCTCACTAGGCGGCAGGTCCAGAACATGTCCAATCATGGACTTTCTTGATGTGGCTAGCAGCACAGGATAACCTAATGATACCAGCTTATCAAGATTCCTCATCATTTCCAAATTTAACTTTAAATCTTTCGCAAAACCAATACCTGGATCGAGAATGATGTTTTCATCCTTGACTCCCGCATCCTTCACCATCATGATGCTTTCGAATAAATCTTGAAGTACATCCCGGACAAAATGTTCATAACCCATATTATCCCTGTTATGCATCAAGATAATCGGCACCTTATATTCCGCAGCAACATTTGACATCAAGGAATCGGCTTTACCTCCCCAAATGTCATTTAATATATGGGCTCCTGCTTTTACCGCCGCTTCTGCAACTCTTGATTTATACGTATCGACCGATATTGGAACCTCAATATTACGGGATATGGCTTCAATAATTGGGGCGACTCTCTCTATTTCCTCGTCATCCGATATCCTCTCATAGTTAGGACGGGTGGACTCTCCGCCCACATCCAATATATCCGCTCCGTCGTTGACCATCCGTTCGGCATGCTTCAAAGCAGCATCTATCCGATTATATTTCCCGCCATCCGAAAAGGAGTCCGGCGTAACATTCAAAATCCCCATAATTAAGGTTTTATTGCTGTAATCCAAATCAAATGAACCGCATTTTATTTTTGACGCTCCAGCTAATGACATTCAACGTTCTCCTTCGCCTAAAGAAATCTATATATACGAGTTTACCCATTTACATAGGCATAGTGCAAGCTCCATGAAGATTTGGAACACTTCTGCAGACTTTACTACAAAAAGAAAAGCAAAGCCCCTAAGGAACTTCGCTTCTCATTATTAGTGTCTGCTCTTACTCAAAGTTATATAATGGTGTACTTAAGTAGCGTTCACCATTACTTGGTATGATAGCAAGTACCTTTTTGCCTTTTCCCAGTTTGTCAGCCACTTTAATGGCAGCTGCAATTGCGCCACCAGAAGAAATTCCACCGAGGATTCCTTCCTCTTTTGCTGCGCGGCGGGCATAATCAAACGATTCCTCTGTATTGACTTGAATGATTTCGTCATAGAGATCTGTATTCAAAATACTTGGAACGAAGCCTGCACCGATTCCTTGGATTTTATGTGGTCCTGGAGTCCCACCCGATAATACCGGAGAGTCCGCAGGCTCAACAGCATAAATTTTAATGTCAGGGTATTTTTCACGTAGGACTTCACCAGCACCTGTTATGGTTCCGCCAGTACCGATTCCGACAACGAATGCATCCAGGCCTTCATCACCAAAGGCTTCAACGATTTCAGGGCCTGTAGTGTTCCGATGAACTTCAGGGTTGGCTTCATTCTCGAATTGCTGTGGAATGAAGTAACCTTTTTCTTTAGACAGCTCAGTCGCCTTTGCGATTGCACCCTTCATTCCTTCAGGTCCAGGAGTAAGAACTAACTCTGCGCCATAAGCGCGAAGCAAGTTACGGCGTTCCAAACTCATCGTCTCCGGCATAACCAGAATTGATTTATAGCCCTTTGCCGCAGCTACCATCGCTAGTCCTATTCCAGTATTTCCGCTTGTAGGTTCAATGATCGTATCACCTGGTTTAAGGTTACCATTTTTTTCTGCCGCTTCGATCATCGCAAGGGCGATACGGTCTTTTACACTACTGCCTGGGTTAAAATACTCAAGTTTTAGATAAATATCTGCACTGTTTTCACTTTGAAGCTTGTTTAACTTCACAATAGGTGTTTGTCCAATTAAATCGATTACAGAATTAGCTATACGTGCCATTTTCTCCACTCCTTATCATTTTCAATACCGAGTATGTTTATTGGTTTTATTTATTTAAAGTTACCAGTTTTAATAGTTCATTGTCAATAATTATATACTATATTCTAAATTTTCTCACACAACCATTGACCTACTTTTGTTCTTTCAATCCATAAAACCAATCTACATCAAATTCGTCCCAGAAAATTTTCCCTGAGACCGGTGACTGAATCTGTTCAAGAGCTATTTGGCGGTGAATCTTGTCTTTAACTTCTTCGTATTCATACTGCTTGCCCTCTATCCTTTCATGCAGATAGAGAACGGCCCAGCCATCTTCCGTTTGGATTGCATCACTCCACTTTTTTACCTTCATTTTCTCGGCAGCGGTAATGTACTCCTTGGAGACTTGCTCGTTATCCTCTGATATATAACCCATGTCCCCTCCTTGATTGGCAGTGAATTCATCAAGGGACTTTTCCATCGCTAAGACATCAAAGGAGACACCTTTCTCCAATTCACGGATGATTTGGTCTGCCTGCTTTTTTGTAGACGAGGTAATATGGGAAATATGGAAAGCAGTAGGAATTCTGTAGATATCCTTATTATTATCATAATGATTCCGCATTGCTGTTTCAGAAACCGAAACGTCCTTGGTGAGGAGCTTCTCGAGGAGGAGACTCGACTGAATTTCCTGCCTCAGTTGATCGTTACTTTTATTAAGGTTCTGACCAGCAGTTCCATACATCGTTTTCATCATTTTAAGTTCCCGATCAAGCTCTTTATCAGAAGTTTTCACTTTGTATTTTTCAGCTGCCTGTTTCACTACCTCTTTATCGACCATTTCCTCAAGTACATCTTCCCCATATCTTTTTTCGAGCTCAGTCATCCATGCGTCCCGGGAAATATCCTTGGATCCAACCTTTGCGGCCGTTTCTTCCCCAATGACGGATTTAGAAATGATTAGTGGTTTTATGACAAAGATAATGATAGTCAATAGGTTCAACAAGGCAAGGCCGGCAATAATCGCCCGAAGCTTTTGTTTTGGCAAACCCTTATCCCCCGTATATTAATTTTTGGTTTCTGCTTCTAGTTCCTCGAGTTCTTCCTTCGAGAATTGGTAGGTCTGATTACAAAAATGACATTGTGCCTCGGCTTGTCCCTCTGTCTCAATGATATCACGAATCTCAGCTTTCCCTAGGCTAATCAATGCATTCGCAATTCTTTCCCTAGAACATTGACAGGAGAATTGGACATCCATTTTTTCTAGTATATTCACATTGCCCTCACCTAAAATTTCGGTTAGGATTTCTTCAGGAGTCATGCCACTTTGAATCATCTTAGAAA
This window encodes:
- the lysS gene encoding lysine--tRNA ligase codes for the protein MEMIFVSHEELNDQLQVRRDKMQTMIDNGQDPFGSRFERTHTTKEIVSAYGELEKEDLEEKEIEVTIAGRVMTKRGKGKAGFAHIQDISGQIQIYVRLDNIGEDSYQIFNQTDLGDIVGVTGVIFKTKVGELSIKAKEYVFLAKALRPLPDKFHGLKDVEERYRKRYVDLITNEESKNTLIMRSRIVQAMRRYLDDQGYLEVETPLLHSVAGGAAARPFLTHHNALDMPLNLRIAIELHLKRLIVGGLEKVYEIGRVFRNEGVSTRHNPEFTLIELYEAYADYQDIMSLTENLIAHIAQEVLGTTTIQYGEYEIELKPEWKRLHMVDAVKEYTGVDFWTQMSKEEAQQLAKENGIEIKESMEFGHIVNEFFEQKVEDKLIQPTFIYGHPVEISPLAKKNPEDSRFTDRFELFIVGREHANAFTELNDPIDQRQRFEAQLKEREQGNDEAHEMDEDFLEALEYGMPPTGGLGIGVDRLVMLLTNSPSIRDVLLFPLMRHR
- the dusB gene encoding tRNA dihydrouridine synthase DusB, which translates into the protein MLKIGDIEMKNPVVLAPMAGVCNSAFRLTVKEFGAGLVCAEMVSDKGIVLQNARTMNMLYIDEREKPLSLQIFGGEKKSLVEAAQFVDKNTNADIIDINMGCPVPKITKCDAGAKWLLDPNKIYEMVSAVVDAVEKPVTVKMRIGWDEEHVFAIQNAQAVERAGGKAVSMHGRTRVQMYEGKANWDIIREVKKSINIPLIGNGDVETPQDAERMLKETGVDGVMIGRAALGNPWMIYRTVKYLETGQLMDEPSVREKMDVCVLHMDRLIALKNENVAVREMRKHASWYLKGVKGNAKARKGINDCETREDVVSLLYGLVDDIEAKQQNIQMV
- a CDS encoding helix-turn-helix domain-containing protein produces the protein MEGEKWGRRIRAFRKLKGYTQEGFAKEIGVSVSLLGEVERGNRNPSEAFLLEVAEILHVSIEELQPPEDK
- the folK gene encoding 2-amino-4-hydroxy-6-hydroxymethyldihydropteridine diphosphokinase, whose translation is MGNIAYLSIGSNLGDRLETFQRAFQLLSENPHIKLVACSSLYETDPVGYEDQDCFLNAVLKVKTDLEPEKLLHACMKIEQDLGRKREIRWGPRTLDLDILLYNQENIETEILSVPHPRMHERAFVIVPLMEVDSDISLPQMHAPLSDLLEQISDKEGVRLWKVKNGEGVFALFES
- the folB gene encoding dihydroneopterin aldolase, whose translation is MDKIYVNRMEFYGYHGVFPEETKLGQRFKVDLIVQTDLAKAGKSDNLEDSINYGELYEVCKSVVEGEPFKLVEAVAEKIASELLNKYSSIETCTVKVYKPDPPIAGHYDSVAIEIVRGR
- the folP gene encoding dihydropteroate synthase encodes the protein MSLAGASKIKCGSFDLDYSNKTLIMGILNVTPDSFSDGGKYNRIDAALKHAERMVNDGADILDVGGESTRPNYERISDDEEIERVAPIIEAISRNIEVPISVDTYKSRVAEAAVKAGAHILNDIWGGKADSLMSNVAAEYKVPIILMHNRDNMGYEHFVRDVLQDLFESIMMVKDAGVKDENIILDPGIGFAKDLKLNLEMMRNLDKLVSLGYPVLLATSRKSMIGHVLDLPPSERMEGTAATICHGIQQGCQMVRVHDVKEMARTAKMMDALLGKGE
- the cysK gene encoding cysteine synthase A, producing MARIANSVIDLIGQTPIVKLNKLQSENSADIYLKLEYFNPGSSVKDRIALAMIEAAEKNGNLKPGDTIIEPTSGNTGIGLAMVAAAKGYKSILVMPETMSLERRNLLRAYGAELVLTPGPEGMKGAIAKATELSKEKGYFIPQQFENEANPEVHRNTTGPEIVEAFGDEGLDAFVVGIGTGGTITGAGEVLREKYPDIKIYAVEPADSPVLSGGTPGPHKIQGIGAGFVPSILNTDLYDEIIQVNTEESFDYARRAAKEEGILGGISSGGAIAAAIKVADKLGKGKKVLAIIPSNGERYLSTPLYNFE
- a CDS encoding peptidyl-prolyl cis-trans isomerase, whose protein sequence is MPKQKLRAIIAGLALLNLLTIIIFVIKPLIISKSVIGEETAAKVGSKDISRDAWMTELEKRYGEDVLEEMVDKEVVKQAAEKYKVKTSDKELDRELKMMKTMYGTAGQNLNKSNDQLRQEIQSSLLLEKLLTKDVSVSETAMRNHYDNNKDIYRIPTAFHISHITSSTKKQADQIIRELEKGVSFDVLAMEKSLDEFTANQGGDMGYISEDNEQVSKEYITAAEKMKVKKWSDAIQTEDGWAVLYLHERIEGKQYEYEEVKDKIHRQIALEQIQSPVSGKIFWDEFDVDWFYGLKEQK